Proteins from one Mycobacterium sp. HUMS_12744610 genomic window:
- a CDS encoding phage major capsid protein, translated as MNITQLKAKGQELESRLANFDTDFENNPRLTEHQKQKAHDDLTAEFKAWKAEMRKHDGDREPFVKMTSHGEIPNPAFAKTIEGKNMSDRLSGAKFVGVDGRVIETKGAQLSPLDVDDFAVKAMDQHHRTGLPVNVKGMTAAQGSVGLKTLDASMPTMTGLIPAQLLPAGIVERVWPFRIASELPSIGGDAAQFTYIKDTTTAAAQASVVGEGQTKPTVDVALTAVTDSYVKIAGKAIFTREQSDYPAAFSYLINQLQKNVISAENHQILYGDGSTNADGSVNMIGLKNLSGVLTATATTPTSPRSYLDNILAAIDSMNTGAALAQPNLMLTHPTTYHALVQQLDGLNRSLLAPDPSRSPLTEIYGVEVRLSTDVTAGDAFFIDSSRLGYLVIREAMNIITGTNADDLARNQNTWIAELREGAAWVRASAAFYLTGLPTSVAV; from the coding sequence ATGAACATCACCCAGCTCAAGGCCAAAGGCCAAGAACTGGAATCGCGTTTGGCGAACTTCGATACGGATTTCGAGAATAACCCTCGCCTGACCGAGCACCAAAAGCAAAAAGCGCACGATGACCTGACCGCGGAATTTAAAGCCTGGAAGGCTGAAATGCGGAAACACGACGGTGACCGTGAACCTTTTGTCAAGATGACTAGCCATGGCGAAATTCCCAATCCCGCGTTCGCTAAGACTATTGAAGGAAAGAATATGAGTGACAGGCTCAGCGGCGCGAAATTTGTCGGCGTCGATGGAAGGGTCATTGAGACCAAGGGCGCACAGCTTTCGCCGTTGGACGTGGACGACTTCGCCGTTAAGGCAATGGATCAACACCACCGCACGGGCTTGCCGGTGAACGTGAAAGGCATGACCGCCGCTCAGGGCAGTGTCGGCCTGAAGACGCTCGACGCGTCGATGCCGACGATGACCGGCCTAATCCCGGCGCAGCTTTTGCCAGCAGGAATCGTAGAGCGCGTCTGGCCTTTCCGAATCGCTAGTGAGCTTCCTTCAATCGGCGGCGACGCGGCCCAGTTCACTTACATCAAGGACACCACCACCGCAGCTGCGCAAGCATCCGTGGTTGGGGAGGGCCAGACCAAGCCGACCGTTGATGTTGCGCTTACCGCCGTCACCGATTCCTATGTGAAGATTGCCGGCAAAGCGATATTCACGCGGGAACAGTCCGATTATCCTGCCGCATTTTCTTACCTAATTAACCAGCTTCAGAAAAATGTTATCTCAGCGGAGAACCACCAAATTCTTTATGGTGACGGTTCGACTAATGCTGACGGTTCGGTCAACATGATTGGGCTTAAGAATCTGTCGGGTGTTTTGACGGCTACTGCCACAACTCCTACCAGTCCTCGCAGCTATTTGGATAACATCCTGGCGGCGATTGACAGTATGAATACGGGCGCAGCTCTGGCGCAGCCGAATCTGATGTTGACCCATCCGACCACGTATCACGCCTTGGTGCAGCAGCTTGACGGTTTGAACCGTTCCCTGTTGGCGCCTGACCCGTCGCGTTCGCCGTTGACGGAGATTTACGGCGTGGAAGTACGGCTGAGTACCGATGTGACCGCGGGCGATGCGTTTTTCATCGACTCAAGCCGCCTCGGGTATTTGGTAATCCGTGAGGCCATGAATATTATCACCGGCACGAATGCGGACGACCTCGCCCGTAACCAAAACACGTGGATTGCGGAACTTCGCGAAGGTGCCGCTTGGGTAAGGGCTTCGGCCGCCTTCTACCTGACTGGCCTGCCGACTTCGGTCGCCGTTTAG
- a CDS encoding DUF732 domain-containing protein: MADSSFDVPLPAGALDAEPWQDDTHRQFWGTTYIHDAAVQPSKGVRLGIWGLQDISGTVLTRRILIEADPCGTEVDSATAGRIETDLRSLRDELDALSDPDDTIGIMSSEDAASDAAKGLSDATEASHLMDTRAAPPAEPELQAETAGEMIPTPAYSEVLEEPDYREEERFAAVKYVAPMLVAAVLGAAGMFTYINARPAITPPVPPAKIITDPAPPAKILPPPPIPPPGPAQDEAFATALRDSWITWPRDDDMIDAGHEICLRLSADDDPQQLVDRLIASAADPASHRESAEAIVGAAIKYFCPDDSLATLLHTY; encoded by the coding sequence ATGGCCGATAGCTCGTTCGATGTCCCGCTCCCGGCCGGCGCACTCGACGCGGAACCCTGGCAGGACGATACCCACCGTCAGTTCTGGGGCACCACGTACATTCACGATGCCGCAGTTCAGCCCTCCAAGGGCGTGCGCCTTGGCATCTGGGGGCTGCAGGACATCAGCGGGACGGTGCTCACGCGAAGAATCCTCATTGAAGCTGACCCCTGTGGCACCGAGGTTGATTCCGCGACCGCTGGAAGGATCGAGACCGACCTACGGTCGTTGCGCGACGAACTCGATGCTCTGTCGGACCCCGACGACACAATCGGGATCATGAGCAGCGAGGACGCCGCTTCGGACGCGGCGAAAGGCCTGTCAGACGCTACAGAGGCGTCCCACCTCATGGATACTCGGGCAGCGCCCCCAGCTGAGCCGGAGCTTCAAGCCGAAACGGCCGGGGAGATGATTCCCACCCCCGCCTACTCGGAGGTGCTGGAAGAGCCGGATTATCGCGAGGAGGAGCGATTCGCGGCCGTCAAATACGTGGCACCGATGCTCGTCGCCGCCGTGCTAGGCGCGGCAGGAATGTTTACCTACATAAATGCGCGCCCCGCGATAACTCCACCAGTGCCACCGGCCAAAATCATCACAGACCCAGCGCCCCCGGCGAAAATCCTGCCCCCACCGCCGATACCACCGCCGGGACCGGCGCAGGACGAGGCATTCGCTACGGCGCTTCGCGATTCCTGGATCACATGGCCCCGCGATGACGACATGATCGACGCGGGCCACGAAATCTGCTTACGACTAAGCGCCGATGACGACCCACAACAACTCGTTGACCGGCTCATTGCATCAGCGGCCGATCCGGCGTCCCACCGTGAAAGTGCCGAGGCAATAGTCGGAGCCGCCATCAAGTATTTCTGCCCAGACGACTCGCTTGCGACCTTGCTGCACACCTACTAG
- a CDS encoding (deoxy)nucleoside triphosphate pyrophosphohydrolase, whose translation MATQIVVAAALISGSAVLVAQRVRPPELAGRWELPGGKVAAGESERDALARELAEELGVGEADVVVGDRLGHDIALDGTTTLRAYRVRLLRGEPRPHDHRALRWVTAAELHDVDWVPADRGWLGDLTRALSAVS comes from the coding sequence ATGGCCACCCAGATCGTCGTCGCCGCGGCCCTCATCTCCGGCTCCGCGGTCCTGGTGGCCCAACGGGTGCGGCCGCCGGAACTGGCCGGCCGCTGGGAGCTGCCCGGCGGCAAGGTCGCGGCCGGCGAATCCGAGCGCGACGCGCTGGCCAGGGAGTTGGCCGAGGAGCTGGGGGTGGGCGAGGCCGACGTCGTGGTGGGGGATCGGCTCGGGCACGACATCGCGCTGGACGGCACGACGACGCTGCGGGCGTACCGGGTGCGCCTGCTCCGCGGTGAGCCGCGGCCGCACGACCACCGGGCGCTGCGCTGGGTGACGGCGGCCGAACTGCACGACGTCGACTGGGTGCCCGCCGACCGGGGCTGGCTGGGGGACCTGACCCGGGCGCTTTCAGCCGTCTCGTGA
- a CDS encoding nitrate reductase subunit alpha: protein MTAKPHAGGTLEELLQRSGRFFTPGQISPDLRTVTRRGGREADVFYRDRWSHDKVVRSTHGVNCTGSCSWKIYVKDGIITWESQQTDYPSVGPDRPEYEPRGCPRGASFSWYSYSPTRVRYPYGRGVLIEMYREAKARLGDPVLAWADIQADPERRRRYQQARGKGGLVRITWAEATELIAAAHVHTIKTYGPDRVAGFSPIPAMSMVSYAAGSRFVELIGGVMTSFYDWYADLPVASPQVFGDQTDVPESGDWWDAAYLMMWGSNVPVTRTPDAHWMAEARYRGTKVVTVSPDYADSTKFADEWMPCAAGTDGALAMAMGHVILSECYVQKRVPFFADFARRYTDLPFLIKLEERGDMLVPGKNLTAADLGEAVENSALKPTVWDEATDSVSVPHGSLGFRYGEDGIGKWNLDLGDLMPALSIWDVHGSNGHSGTALVHLPGFDTVNGEGATIARGVPVRRIGKHLVCTVFDLMLAQYGVARPRLPGDWPAGYDDATRQNTPAWQEAITGVSAAQAIRVAREFARSAEESGGRSMIIMGSGINQWFHGDAIYRAVLALLMLTGSMGRNGGGWAHYVGQEKVRPLSGFQTMAMATDWVRPPRQIPGASYWYAHTDQWRYDGYAADKLASPVGRGRFAGRHTVDLLAAATAMGWSPFYPQFDRSSLDVADEARAAGRDVAEYVAEQLGRRELKLSVTDPDNPVNWPRVLTVWRANLIGSSGKGGEYFLRHLLGTDANIQAGPAFDGAAPVEVACAGDIPEGKLDLMMSIDFRMTSTTLVSDVVLPAATWYEKADISSTDMHPFVHAFSAATDPPWETRSDFDAFGAIARAFSVMAKRHLGTRSDVVLTALQHDTPDAMVYPDGSEEDWLRTGATPVAGQTMPKLTVVERDYTAVYDKWMTLGPLVDQFGVTTKGVTVHPTREVAELAAKFGVMNSGAAEDRPAVNTDERMADVMLLLSGTCNGRLAVEGFRELEKRTGQRLAHLAEGSEDRRITYADTQARPVPVITSPEWSGSETGGRRYAPFTINIENLKPFHTLTGRMHFYLAHDWIEELGEQLPVFRPPLDMARLFGQPELGPTDDGVGLTVRYVTPHSKWSFHSTYQDNLYMLTLSRGGPTMWMSPGDAAKIGVRDNDWVEAVNTNGIFVCRVIVSHRMPDGVVFVYHVQERTVDTPRSEINGKRGGNHNALTRIRIKPSHLAGGYGQHAFAFNYLGPAGSQRDEVTVVRRRSQEVRY from the coding sequence TTGACCGCGAAACCTCACGCCGGCGGAACGCTCGAGGAACTGCTGCAGCGCAGCGGACGATTCTTCACGCCGGGCCAGATCTCACCGGACCTGCGCACCGTCACCCGCCGGGGCGGCCGCGAAGCCGACGTGTTCTACCGCGACCGGTGGAGCCATGACAAGGTGGTCCGCTCCACCCACGGCGTCAACTGCACCGGATCGTGTTCCTGGAAGATCTACGTCAAGGACGGGATCATCACCTGGGAGAGCCAGCAGACGGACTATCCGTCGGTGGGCCCGGACCGGCCGGAATACGAACCGCGGGGCTGCCCGCGCGGCGCGTCGTTCTCCTGGTACAGCTATTCGCCCACCCGGGTGCGCTACCCCTATGGCCGCGGTGTGCTGATCGAGATGTACCGGGAAGCCAAGGCCCGCCTCGGCGACCCCGTACTGGCGTGGGCCGACATCCAGGCCGATCCCGAGCGCCGTCGTCGCTACCAGCAGGCCCGCGGCAAGGGCGGGCTGGTGCGGATCACCTGGGCCGAGGCCACCGAGCTCATCGCCGCCGCCCACGTGCACACCATCAAGACCTACGGCCCCGACCGGGTCGCCGGCTTCTCCCCGATCCCGGCCATGTCGATGGTGTCCTACGCCGCGGGCTCCCGGTTCGTCGAGCTGATCGGCGGCGTCATGACGTCGTTCTACGACTGGTACGCCGACCTGCCGGTGGCCTCGCCGCAGGTGTTCGGCGACCAGACCGACGTCCCCGAATCCGGCGACTGGTGGGACGCGGCCTACCTGATGATGTGGGGCTCCAACGTTCCCGTCACCCGGACCCCCGACGCGCACTGGATGGCCGAGGCGCGCTACCGCGGCACCAAGGTGGTAACCGTCAGCCCCGACTACGCCGACAGCACCAAGTTCGCCGACGAGTGGATGCCGTGCGCGGCCGGCACCGACGGGGCGCTGGCGATGGCGATGGGCCACGTCATCCTCTCGGAATGCTATGTGCAAAAGCGGGTTCCGTTCTTCGCCGACTTCGCGCGCCGCTACACCGACCTGCCGTTCCTGATCAAGTTGGAAGAGCGCGGCGACATGCTGGTGCCGGGGAAGAATCTCACGGCGGCCGACTTGGGAGAAGCGGTCGAGAACTCAGCACTCAAGCCCACCGTGTGGGACGAGGCCACCGACTCGGTCTCGGTGCCGCACGGCTCGCTGGGCTTCCGGTACGGCGAGGACGGCATCGGCAAGTGGAACCTCGACCTCGGCGACCTGATGCCGGCGCTGAGCATATGGGACGTGCACGGCTCGAACGGTCATTCCGGCACCGCGCTGGTGCATCTGCCCGGCTTCGACACCGTCAACGGCGAGGGTGCGACGATCGCGCGCGGCGTACCGGTGCGTCGCATCGGAAAACACCTGGTGTGTACCGTGTTCGACTTGATGCTCGCCCAGTACGGGGTGGCGCGGCCGAGGTTGCCGGGCGACTGGCCTGCCGGCTACGACGACGCGACCCGGCAGAACACCCCGGCGTGGCAGGAGGCGATCACCGGGGTTTCGGCCGCGCAGGCCATCCGCGTCGCCCGCGAATTCGCCCGCAGCGCAGAGGAATCCGGCGGCCGTTCGATGATCATCATGGGCAGCGGCATCAACCAGTGGTTCCACGGCGACGCCATCTACCGCGCGGTGCTGGCGCTGTTGATGTTGACCGGCTCGATGGGACGCAACGGCGGCGGCTGGGCACACTACGTCGGCCAGGAGAAGGTGCGCCCCCTCAGCGGCTTTCAGACGATGGCGATGGCCACTGACTGGGTGCGCCCGCCGCGGCAGATACCCGGTGCCTCCTACTGGTACGCCCACACCGACCAATGGCGCTACGACGGCTACGCGGCCGACAAGCTGGCCAGCCCGGTGGGTCGGGGGCGGTTCGCCGGCAGGCACACGGTGGACCTGCTGGCGGCCGCGACGGCGATGGGCTGGAGCCCGTTCTACCCGCAGTTCGACCGGTCCAGCCTGGACGTCGCCGACGAGGCGCGGGCCGCCGGCCGCGACGTCGCCGAATATGTCGCCGAGCAGCTCGGCCGGCGCGAGCTCAAGCTCTCCGTGACCGACCCCGACAACCCCGTGAACTGGCCGCGCGTGCTGACGGTGTGGCGGGCCAACCTGATCGGATCGTCGGGCAAAGGCGGCGAATACTTCCTGCGCCACCTGCTGGGCACCGACGCCAACATCCAGGCCGGGCCCGCGTTCGACGGGGCGGCGCCCGTCGAGGTGGCCTGTGCGGGGGACATCCCCGAAGGCAAGCTCGACCTGATGATGTCGATCGACTTCCGGATGACCTCGACGACGCTGGTGTCCGATGTCGTGCTGCCCGCTGCGACCTGGTACGAAAAGGCGGACATCTCCAGTACCGACATGCACCCGTTCGTGCACGCGTTCAGCGCCGCAACCGACCCGCCGTGGGAAACCCGGTCGGACTTCGACGCTTTCGGCGCCATCGCCCGCGCCTTCAGTGTCATGGCCAAGCGGCACCTGGGCACCCGCAGCGACGTGGTGCTCACCGCGCTGCAACACGACACCCCCGATGCGATGGTGTATCCCGATGGCAGCGAAGAAGACTGGCTGCGCACCGGAGCGACGCCGGTGGCGGGGCAAACCATGCCCAAGCTCACCGTGGTGGAGCGCGACTACACCGCCGTCTACGACAAGTGGATGACGCTGGGACCGCTTGTCGACCAGTTCGGCGTGACCACCAAGGGAGTCACGGTCCACCCCACCCGTGAGGTCGCGGAGCTCGCCGCCAAATTCGGGGTGATGAATTCTGGTGCGGCGGAAGACCGCCCGGCGGTAAACACCGATGAGCGGATGGCCGATGTCATGCTGCTGCTGTCGGGCACGTGCAACGGCCGGCTCGCGGTCGAGGGGTTCCGGGAACTGGAGAAACGCACCGGGCAGCGGCTGGCGCACCTGGCCGAGGGCAGCGAGGACCGCCGCATCACCTACGCCGACACCCAGGCGCGCCCGGTGCCGGTGATCACCAGCCCGGAGTGGTCGGGCAGCGAGACCGGTGGGCGCCGCTACGCTCCCTTCACCATCAACATCGAGAACCTCAAGCCGTTCCACACCCTCACCGGACGCATGCATTTCTATCTGGCCCACGACTGGATCGAGGAACTCGGCGAGCAGTTGCCGGTCTTCCGACCACCGCTGGACATGGCGCGGTTGTTCGGTCAGCCCGAGCTCGGCCCGACCGATGACGGCGTCGGCCTGACCGTTCGGTACGTGACCCCGCACTCGAAGTGGTCGTTCCACTCGACCTATCAGGACAACCTGTACATGCTGACGCTGTCGCGCGGGGGACCGACGATGTGGATGAGTCCCGGCGATGCGGCCAAGATAGGTGTGCGAGATAACGATTGGGTGGAGGCGGTCAACACCAACGGAATTTTCGTGTGCCGGGTTATCGTCTCGCACCGGATGCCCGACGGTGTGGTGTTCGTCTACCACGTCCAGGAACGCACCGTGGACACGCCACGCTCGGAGATCAACGGCAAACGCGGCGGCAACCACAACGCGCTGACCCGGATCCGGATCAAGCCCAGCCACCTGGCCGGCGGCTACGGCCAGCACGCGTTCGCCTTCAACTACCTGGGACCCGCCGGTAGCCAGCGCGACGAGGTCACCGTGGTGCGCCGCCGCAGCCAGGAAGTGCGGTACTAA
- the narH gene encoding nitrate reductase subunit beta, with translation MKVMAQLAMVMNLDKCIGCHTCSVTCKQAWTNRAGTEYVWFNNVETRPGQGYPRTYEDQQRWRGGWVRDKRGRLRLRDGGRIRKLLRIFANPQLPTIDDYYEPWTYDYENLTTAPAGDTFPTAAPRSLISGEPMKISWGPNWDDNLSGSPEILAGDPILQKVGEEVRLRLEETFMFYLPRICEHCLNPSCVASCPSGAMYKRSEDGIVLVDQDRCRGWRMCVSGCPYKKVYFNHKTGKAEKCTLCYPRMEVGLPTICSETCVGRLRYLGLVLYDADEVLAAASVENDTDLYESQRRILLDPNDPEVIAGARAEGISDEWIEAAQRSPVYALINTYQVALPLHPEYRTMPMVWYIPPLSPVVDAVSRDGHDGEDLGNLFGALEALRIPMQYLAELFTAGDTGPVEAVLRRLAAMRSYMRDINLGRETQPHIPHSVGMTEEQIYEMYRLLAIAKYEERYVIPTAFSPQARDLEEQGCSLTGEGGPGMYESGGPVPVSVESFHATQRSRVNLLNWDGREASAGMFPEEDKQ, from the coding sequence ATGAAAGTCATGGCGCAGTTGGCGATGGTGATGAACCTCGACAAATGCATCGGCTGCCACACCTGTTCGGTGACCTGCAAGCAGGCCTGGACCAATCGCGCCGGCACCGAGTACGTGTGGTTCAACAACGTCGAAACCCGGCCGGGACAAGGCTATCCGCGTACCTACGAGGACCAGCAGCGCTGGCGCGGCGGCTGGGTCCGCGACAAGCGAGGCCGCCTGCGGCTGCGCGACGGCGGGCGCATCCGGAAACTGCTGCGGATCTTCGCCAACCCGCAGCTGCCCACCATCGACGACTATTACGAACCGTGGACCTACGACTACGAGAACCTGACCACTGCACCGGCCGGTGACACGTTCCCCACCGCTGCGCCGCGCAGCCTCATCAGCGGCGAGCCGATGAAGATCTCCTGGGGACCCAACTGGGACGACAACCTGTCCGGTTCACCGGAGATCCTGGCCGGAGACCCGATCCTGCAGAAGGTCGGCGAGGAGGTCCGGCTGCGTCTCGAAGAGACGTTCATGTTCTACCTGCCGCGGATCTGCGAGCACTGCCTCAACCCGTCCTGCGTGGCCTCCTGCCCGTCCGGTGCGATGTACAAGCGCAGCGAGGACGGCATCGTGCTGGTCGATCAGGACCGCTGCCGCGGCTGGCGGATGTGCGTGTCCGGATGTCCCTACAAGAAGGTGTATTTCAACCACAAGACTGGTAAGGCCGAGAAGTGCACGCTGTGTTACCCGCGGATGGAGGTCGGCTTGCCGACCATCTGCTCGGAGACCTGCGTGGGCCGGCTGCGCTATCTCGGCCTGGTGCTCTACGACGCCGACGAGGTGCTGGCGGCCGCGTCGGTGGAGAACGACACCGACCTCTACGAGTCGCAGCGCCGAATTCTGTTGGATCCCAACGATCCCGAGGTGATCGCCGGTGCGCGCGCCGAGGGCATCTCCGACGAGTGGATCGAGGCCGCGCAACGCTCGCCGGTCTACGCGCTGATCAACACCTACCAGGTGGCGCTGCCGTTGCATCCCGAGTACCGCACCATGCCGATGGTCTGGTACATCCCGCCGCTGTCGCCGGTGGTCGACGCGGTCAGCCGGGACGGCCACGACGGGGAGGACCTGGGCAACCTGTTCGGCGCGCTGGAGGCGCTGCGCATCCCGATGCAGTACCTGGCCGAGCTGTTCACCGCCGGCGACACCGGACCGGTCGAGGCCGTGCTGCGCCGGCTGGCGGCGATGCGCTCCTACATGCGCGACATCAACCTCGGGCGCGAGACCCAGCCGCACATCCCGCATTCGGTGGGAATGACCGAAGAGCAGATCTACGAGATGTACCGGCTGCTTGCGATCGCGAAATACGAAGAGCGCTACGTCATCCCGACGGCCTTCAGCCCGCAGGCCCGGGATCTCGAGGAGCAGGGGTGCTCGCTGACCGGTGAGGGGGGTCCGGGAATGTACGAGTCGGGCGGCCCGGTGCCCGTCTCGGTGGAAAGCTTCCACGCCACGCAACGCTCCCGGGTGAACCTGCTGAACTGGGACGGCCGTGAGGCGTCGGCCGGGATGTTTCCCGAAGAGGACAAGCAATGA
- the narJ gene encoding nitrate reductase molybdenum cofactor assembly chaperone, whose amino-acid sequence MRLPQLRDRSGGRMQDRLVWQAASLLLAYPDDGLTDRLDTVAELLGHIVGPAAELLAQTAAALRAREPMAAAMDYVATFDLRRRATMYLTYWTAGDTRNRGREMLAFAAAYRAAGVESPRVEAPDHLPVVLEFAATVDPGAGRRLLSEHRVPIDVLRRALADAQSPYEPTVAAVAATLPAATGQEITRAERLAEAGPPAEAVGLQAFTLTVPPRRQAGAPSV is encoded by the coding sequence ATGAGACTGCCGCAGCTTCGGGACCGTTCCGGTGGCCGGATGCAGGATCGGCTGGTCTGGCAGGCGGCGTCGCTGCTGCTGGCCTATCCCGACGACGGGCTGACCGACCGGCTGGACACCGTGGCGGAGTTGCTGGGTCACATCGTCGGCCCCGCCGCCGAACTGCTCGCGCAGACGGCGGCGGCGCTGCGCGCCCGCGAGCCGATGGCCGCGGCGATGGACTACGTCGCCACCTTCGACCTGCGGCGGCGGGCCACGATGTACCTGACGTACTGGACGGCCGGGGACACCCGTAACCGCGGCCGGGAGATGCTGGCGTTCGCGGCCGCCTACCGGGCGGCGGGCGTCGAGTCGCCGCGCGTCGAGGCCCCCGACCACCTCCCGGTGGTGCTCGAGTTCGCCGCCACCGTCGATCCCGGGGCCGGGCGGCGGCTGCTGAGCGAGCATCGGGTCCCCATCGACGTGTTACGTAGGGCGCTGGCCGATGCGCAGTCACCCTACGAGCCCACCGTGGCGGCGGTCGCCGCGACGCTGCCGGCGGCCACCGGCCAGGAGATCACTCGGGCGGAGCGACTGGCCGAAGCCGGGCCGCCCGCGGAAGCCGTTGGGCTGCAGGCGTTCACACTGACCGTACCGCCCCGACGGCAGGCAGGAGCGCCAAGTGTTTAG
- the narI gene encoding respiratory nitrate reductase subunit gamma, giving the protein MFSNVLFWDIAPYVTLAVLIIGSWWRYRYDKFGWTSRSSQIYESRLLRIGSPIFHFGILAVFAGHVMGLLIPPRVTHWLHVSDYAYHLQAVIAGSIAGAAALAGIGLLIYRRFTRPAVSAATTRGDKVMYVVLVLAIVVGLYCDLIGTGPHGGEFHYRYTVGLWFRRIWLLQPHGEVMINAPWDYQLHALIGMVLFAMWPFTRLVHVFSAPVAYLFRPYIVYRSREVAAKGDMVGAAPPRRGW; this is encoded by the coding sequence GTGTTTAGCAACGTGCTGTTCTGGGACATCGCGCCCTACGTGACGCTGGCCGTTTTGATCATCGGCAGCTGGTGGCGGTATCGCTACGACAAGTTCGGCTGGACCTCCCGGTCCTCGCAGATCTACGAGTCGCGGCTGCTGCGTATCGGCAGCCCGATCTTTCACTTCGGCATCCTCGCGGTGTTCGCCGGACACGTGATGGGCCTGCTCATCCCGCCTCGGGTGACGCACTGGCTGCACGTGAGCGACTACGCCTACCACCTGCAGGCGGTGATCGCCGGGTCGATCGCCGGCGCCGCGGCGTTGGCCGGCATCGGGTTGCTGATCTACCGGCGGTTCACCCGCCCCGCGGTGTCGGCGGCCACCACCCGCGGCGACAAGGTGATGTATGTGGTGCTGGTGCTGGCCATCGTGGTCGGCCTGTACTGCGACCTGATCGGCACCGGTCCCCACGGCGGCGAGTTCCACTACCGCTACACCGTCGGCTTGTGGTTCCGGCGGATCTGGCTGCTGCAGCCGCACGGGGAGGTGATGATCAACGCCCCGTGGGATTACCAACTGCACGCCCTGATCGGGATGGTGCTGTTCGCGATGTGGCCGTTCACGCGCCTGGTGCACGTGTTCAGCGCGCCGGTCGCCTACCTGTTCCGGCCCTACATCGTCTACCGCAGCCGTGAGGTGGCGGCCAAGGGCGACATGGTCGGCGCGGCGCCGCCCCGCAGGGGCTGGTAG